GAGACCGCCTGGATGTTCGCGGCGACGATCAGCTGGTTGGCGGCCTTCACCGTCTGGCCGGAACCACTCGGGCCGACGTGCACCACGGTCTTGCCGACCACGTCGAACAGCGGCTTGGCGGCGGCGAAGTCGTCCTCCGCGCCGCCGACCATGATCGACAGGGCGGCGTTCTTGGCGCCGGCCTCGCCACCGGAAACCGGAGCGTCGAGCAGCCGGAAGCCGAGCGCCTGCGCCTGCTCGGCGAGCTGCTGGGTGACGTCCGGGCGGATGCTGGAGAAGTCGATGATCAGCGCGCCGGTCTCGGCCAGCTGGAAGACGCCGTTCTCACCTTCGAGGACGTCCTGGACGTCCGGCGAGTCCGGCACCATCACGCAGATCACGTCGGCGCCCTTGACCGCGTCGGCGAGTGAGCTCGCGGCGCGGCCGCCGGCGGCGACCAGGGCGGCGCTCCGCTCCGGCGACCGGTCGAGACCGGCCACGGTGTGCCCGGCGTTGGCGAGGTGGACGGCCATCGGGTTGCCCATGATGCCGAGGCCGATGAAAGCGATGTTCGTCATAGTTCGTTCTCCTGGAAGTGCGTGACCCACGAGGAAGGAAGAAAGGAAGGAAAGAGCGGGGGTGGCGCCGTGGGAGTCACGGGGGTCCGGTGGGTGTCACGGGGGTGCGGTTGGGTGTCAGCGGCGCTCGAACGGGAGCCAGTCGAAGCTTGCTTCTGATGTGGTGGACGGCTTGTACTCGAGCCCGGCCCATCCGGTGTAGCCGTTCGCCGCGAGGGCGGTCAGCTGGTGGTCGAGCGCGAGCGTGCCGGTACCAGGCTCGTTCCGGCCGGGCGCGTCGGCGATCTGGACGTGGGCGATCCGGTCGGTGTGCTCGGCGATCACCCGGTCGACGTCGTCGCCGTTGACCGCGAGGTGGTACAGGTCGGCGAGCAGACCGAGGTTGGGTACGTCGTCGTACGCCGCCTGGACGCGGTCGATCACGGCGAGCGCGTCGGCCGCCGTCTTCAGCGGGTACTTCGGGGCGCCGCTGACCGGCTCGAGCAGCACGGTCGCGTCGATCCGGGCGGCGGCGCGGGCGGCGAGGGCGAGGTTCTCGACCGCGACGTCGTCCTGATCCGGCTCGGTCGCGCCGTCGACGCGGTTGCCGTACAGGGCGTTGAAGCCACGGGTCCCGAGTCGTTCGCCGATGCCAATGGTGACGTCGATGTTGTCGCGGAACTCGCCGGACCGCTTCGGCCAGGACACCAGCCCGCGGTCGCCGCCGGGCATGTCGCCGGCGAAGAAGTTCAGCCCGGTGAGCTGTACCCCGGCGTCGGTGATCGCGGTGACGAACGCGTCGACCTGCCGGTCCGGCGGGACCGCCTCGACGAACGGCCACCAGAACTCGACCGCACCGAACCCGGCCCGCCGGGCGGCCGCCGGCCGCTCCAGCAGAGGCAGCTCGGTGAAGAGCAACGAACAGTTCACCGTGTACCGCAGGGGCTGACTCATCCCAACTCCACTTCCCGCAATTTCTGTATTGTGGAAATCTGTTTCTGTTCTGCGAAAACAGTAAGCGGGCACCCAACGCGCGTCAACCCCCAGCCCACCTCCCCGCCACCCCGCTTCCCCACCTCCCGGCCGACCCCCGGACCGGCCAACCCCCACCGCCATTTCAGACGTGAACCCCTGAAACTGCCCCTTCACCACACGCATGCGAGAGGTGAACGCACACCCCCGGGGGTTAACCACCGAAATTGCTCCCGGTCGGCGGGCGCCTGGCGGGCGGCTGGGCGACTGGGGCGGGCGGCTTCGCGCCGTGGGTGGATGGCGTCGTGGGTGGATGGCGTCGTGGGTGGATGGCGTCGGGCGGGGGGCGCGGGCGGCGGGCCGGGGGTGGCTGGGGTGCGGTCAGGTGGGGGTGGGATGGGGCGTGAAGGGGGTGTCTCGCGGGGGCGCGCGCGTTGTACTTTCCTCTAAAGGCGGTGGTAGAGGTGTTGCTTGGTGAGTTGCTGGACGCGCCGGAGTTGGGGTTGCGGTTGCTGCATTCGGTCGGCGGGGTGCTGGATCGGCCGATCGGGCGGCTGGTGACGACCGACCTGCTGGAGCCGGGGCGGTACCTGAGTGGTGGCGAGGTGGTGCTGACCGGGCTGGTTTGGCGGCGGCAGGCGGACGACAGCGAGGTGTTCGTCGCTTCGGTGGCGGGGCGTGGCGCGACCACGATCCTGGCCGGGAAAGCGCAGTTGGGTGACGTACCGCCGGATCTCGTGGACGCCTGCCGGCGGTACGAGGTGACGCTGATCGAGGTACCGGTCGAGATCGCCTTCGCGGACGTCACCGAGTACGTCGCCGCGGCCGGATCAGCCGAAACCGGCGCCCGGTTGTCCGCGAGTCTGGTACGCCAGCGGCAGCTGTTGTCGTCGATCGCGGCCGGGCGCAGCCTGGACGAACTGGCGGCCCGGATCTCCGCCGAGATCGGGCACGACTGCCGCGTACTCACGCCGACCGGCCGGCATGTCGTACCGGGTCCGGGCGAGCTGGATGCCGCCGCGATGGACGCGGTGACCAAGTGCTTCCTGACCGCGGACCGGACGCCGGCGGTGGCGACGGCCGGAGACGCGGCGTACAGCCTGTTCCCGGTCGGGTCCGGCTTCGGGAACCGGCTGACGGCCTGGGTGCTGGTGATCGACGGCGACCACAACCAGTGGTCGCGGGACCATGTCGAGGCGGTCCACGAGCTGTCCGCGATCGCCGCATTGGACCGCGCCAGGCGGGACGAAGGCCGCCGCGCGCTCCGCCCGCTGGTGGCTGACGCGTTGGCGCTGGTCGAGTCCGGCGCGCCCCAGGCCGAGGTCGCCGCCCGGCTGCGGCAGGCGGGCGCGCATTCGGAGCGCCCGATGGTGGTTGCCGTTGCCGAGCTGCGCGACGACGGTCCGAGCGAGGTCGCGCTGAGTCTGTTGGAGGACGTCGCGCTGACCGTCGGCCCAGCGGTGGTCGCGCCCGGCCGCGACGGTCTACTGGTCGGCTTCCTGCCGTCGACACCCGAGCTCCCCGAACATCTGCGCCGCGCGTTCGGCCGGCTCGGCCCGGGCCTGAACCGTGGCCGGCTCGCGGTCGGGATCAGCGGCGAGACGTCGATCGACGCCCTGGCCGGCGCACTGGAGGAAGCCCGGTTCGCTCAGCGCGCGGCCGGTGCCGGGCGGGCGCCGGTCTCGGTGGTGACGTCGGACGAGGTCGCCTCCCACGTACTGCTCCTCGCCACCCTCCCCGACGACGTACGCCGCACGTACACCCACCGTGTCCTCGGTGCCGTCCTCGATCACGACCGTCGTACGCACGCCGATCTGCTCGCGACCCTGCAGGCCTTCCTCGCCTGCTCGTGTTCCTGGACCCGGACCGCGGAGTCACTGCACCTGCACGTCAACACGGTCCGGTACCGGATCGAACGCGTTGAGCAACTGACCGGACGCGATCTGTCGCGACTCGAGGACCGGGTGGACGTGTTCCTGGCGCTCAAGTCGCTCTGATTGTGTGATCACACAAAGCGGGGTGTTCATCAGCGGTTCAACTTAGGACGTTCACCGGGTGCCGCCGGGGTCCTGTCGCGCGGATGCTGGCGTGCAGGTCAACCCGAGGAGCGTGTCCCGATGAAGGCAGTCCCGCGACCCAGCCGGCCCGAGCGCCGGATCAGCCGCCACCCTGTCGACCAGGTGCTGCCACCCGGCAAGCTCGCCGTGTACGGCACGCAACACGTACTCGCCTTCTACGCCGGCGCCGTGATCGTACCGATCCTGCTGGCCGGGTCGATCGGACTCACCACCGAGCAGCTCATCCACCTGATCAACGCGGACCTGTTCACCTGTGGAATCGCGTCGATCATCCAGTCCGTCGGGTTCTGGAAGGTCGGCGTCCGGCTGCCGCTGCTGCAGGGCGTCACCTTCACGGCGGTCTCGCCGATGATCGCGATCGGCCTCGCGGCCGGTGGTGGTACCAACGGTCTGCTGGTGATCTACGGCGCGGTCCTGGTCGCCGGGCTGGCCACGTTCTTCATCGCGCCGTTCTTCAGCCGGCTGATTCGGTTCTTCCCGCCGGTGGTGACCGGTTCGGTGATCACCATCATCGGGCTGGCGCTGCTGCCGGTCGCGGCCGGGGACGCGGTCGGCGGCGCCGGGCCGACGGCCGCGCCGACCAGCGGCAAGAACATGGCGTACGCGCTCGGCACGCTGGCCCTGATCGTGCTGATTCAGCGGGTCTTCAAGGGGTTCATGGCAACCATCGCGGTGCTGGTCGGCCTGGTCGCCGGAACACTGGTGGCCTGGGCGTTCGGCGACGCGCACTTCGGTGCCGTCGGGGACGCGGCCTGGGTGGGCGTGACGCAGCCGTTCTACTTCGGCTGGCCGAAGTTCTCGATCGCGGCGATCATCTCGATGGTCGTGGTGATGCTGATCACCGCGGTGGAGACGACTGGTGACGTCTTCGCGACCGGTGAGATCGTCGAGAAGCGGATCGGCCGCGAGGACATCGCCCGGGCGTTGCGCGCCGACGGTCTGGCGACCACGATCGGCGGCGTCTTCAACTCGTTCCCGTACACCTGCTTCGCCGAGAACGTCGGTCTGGTCCGGCTGACCCGGATTCGCAGCCGCTGGGTGGTCGCGGCGGCGGGCGCGATCATGATCCTGATCGGGCTGGTGCCGAAGGCCGGCGCGATCGTGGCCGGCGTACCGCATCCGGTCCTCGGTGGCGCGGCGCTGGCGATGTTCGCGACCGTGGCGGTGGTCGGCTTCCAGACCCTCGCGAAGGTCGACTTCCACGACCACCGGAACGTGGTGATCGTCGCGACCAGCGTCGGCCTGGCCATGTACGTGACCGCGCAACCGCAGGTCGCGCAGGCCGTACCGCACTGGGCCGAGATCATCTTCGGCAGCGGCATCACGCTCGGCAGCCTGACCGCGATCGTGCTGAACATCCTGTTCCACCACGTCGGCAAGAACTACGGTCCGGCGGTCGCGGGGCAGCCCGGTGACACGGTCCGGCTCGACCAGGTGAACCAGATGACCCGCGAGGAGTTCGTCGGGACGTTCGGCAGCCTGTTCCAGGGTCCGCGCTGGGCGGTCGAGCGGGCGTGGGACATGCGCCCGTACGCCGACACGCACGCGCTGCGACGGTCCTTCCAGGAGGCCCTGTTCTCCGGCTCGCGGGAGGAGCAGCTTGCGCTGATCCAGGCGTACCCGCAGCTCGGGTCGCAGTTCGTCGCGGACGGTCTGAGTGGCGAGGCGTCGCTGCGGGACCAGTCCGACAAGGGCCTCACCTTCCTGGGCGAACCGGAGCGCGACGAACTGACCGCGGTCACCGAGGCGTACCGCGAACGGTTCGGGTTCCCGCTGGTGATCTCGGTACGGGACGCGGAGTCGTTCGGCCGGATCGTCGAGCAGGGCCGCGAACGGCTCGGCAACTGCGAGAACCAGGAGCACGCCGCCGCGCTGCTCGAGATCGCGAAGATCGCCGGGTACCGGTTCGACGACTTCGTGTCCGATGCCAACCCGATCCACAGTGCCCGCAACACCCGTTGGAGTACGAACCGATGACCACTCAAGCTCTGCGATCCCCCGCTTTGACCGTGAATGGTGAGGTCACCGCGATCGGCGACGTGTCCGTACACACCACCGTCCTCGACTGGCTGCGTGACAAGGGACTGACCGGCGCGAAGGAAGGTTGTGCGGAAGGCGAGTGTGGCGCGTGTTCGGTACTGGTCGCGCGCGCCGGGACCGATGCGCCGACCGAGTGGACCGCGGTGAATGCGTGCCTACTGCCGATCGCCTCGCTCGACGGGCAGGAGCTGGTCACTTCCGAAGGACTGGGGTCAGCCGCCGAGCTGCACCCGGTTCAGAAGGAGATGGCCGTACGCGGCGGCTCGCAGTGTGGCTACTGCACGCCCGGGTTCGTCTGCAGCATGGCGGCGGAGTACTACCGCCCGGGACGTACCTGTGGCGCGGGTGATCACGAGCATGGCGAGAACGGGTTCGATCTCCACTCGTTGAGCGGCAACCTGTGTCGCTGCACTGGCTATCGTCCGATCCGCGACGCCGCCTACGCCCTCGGTGATCCGACCGAGCACGACGCGCTGGCCGTACGCCGCCACTCACCGCCCCCGGCGGCGGCGCCGACCGGCATCGTCTCCGGCGAGGCCGAGTTCATCCGGCCGACCACACTCGATCAGGCGCTGACGGTGCTGGCCGACCGGACCGACGCCCAGGTCGTCGCTGGTTCGACCGACCTGGGCGTACAGGTGAACATCTTCGGCTCCCGCCCGGCGCTGACCGTCGCGATCGATCGGCTGGAGGAGCTGCGTGAGTTCAGCTTCGGTCCGACCGAGGTACGCCTCGGCGCCGCGCTGACGCTGACCGAGATCGAGCGCCGCCTGGCCGGCCGCGTCCCGTTGCTGGGCCAGCTCTTCCCACAGTTCGCATCGCGGCTGATCCGGAACGGCGCGACCATCGGCGGCAACCTCGGTACCGGCTCGCCGATCGGCGACACCCCGCCGGCGCTGCTCGCCCTCGACGCTTCGCTCGTACTGGCGTCCGCGCGCGGCCAGCGGATCGTCGAACTGGCGGAGTACTTCACCGGGTACCGGCAAACGGTGAAGGCAGCGGACGAGCTGATCCGGACGATCGTGATCCCGTTGCCGTTGGCACCGATGACCGCTTTCCACAAGATCGCGAAACGACGTTTCGACGACATCTCCAGCGTCGCGATCGGGTACGCCCTGACCGTCACCGACGGTGTCATCCAGGACATCCGCATCGGCCTCGGCGGTGTCGCGGCGACGCCGTTGCGGGCGCGGGACACCGAGGCGGCCCTGATCAATCAGCCGTGGAGCGAGGAGACGGTACGGACCGCGGCGGCGGTGCTGGCGGCCGAAGGTACGCCGATGGACGATCACCGCGCCAGTTCCGCGTACCGCTCCGCGATGCTCGGCCAGTCGTTGCTGCGCTTCTACCACCAGGAGGTGAGCGCATGAGCTCGCTGTCCGAACGCCCAGCCGTCGCGGTCGTCGGCGTACCCCTCCCGCACGAGAGCGCCGCGTTGCACGTGACCGGAACCGCCTTGTACACGGACGATCTGGTGCAGCGTACGCGTGACGTGCTGCATGCGTACCCGGTCCAATCCCCGCACGCCCACGCACGCGTGACTGCACTACGAGTGAAGCCGGCGTACGACGTACCAGGTGTCGTCCGCGTACTGACCAGTGAGGACGTGCCCGGTGTGAACGACGCCGGGGTGAAGCACGACGAGCCGTTGTTCCCGGGCGAGGTGAAGTTCAACGGGCACGCGGTCTGCTGGGTGCTCGCGGACACTCTGGAGGCGGCGCGGCTCGGGGCATCAGCGGTGGAGGTCGAGTACGAGCCACTGCCGTCGTTGGTGACCGTCCGCGAGGCCATCGAGGCCGAGAGCTTCCAGGGCATCGGGCGGCAGCTGGAGCGCGGTGACGTCGATGCGGCGCTGGCCGAGGCGGCGCAGGTGTTCAGTGGTGAGTTCGAATTCGCCGGGCAGGAGCACTTCTACCTTGAGACGCATGCCGCGCTGGCGCAGGTGGACGAGGCCGGCCAGATCTTCGTCCAGTCGAGTACGCAGCATCCGTCGGAAACTCAGGAGATCGTCGCGCATGTACTCGGGCTGGCCAGTCACTCGGTGACGGTGCAGTGCCTGCGGATGGGCGGCGGATTCGGCGGCAAGGAGATGCAGCCGCACGGGTTCGCGGCGATCGCGGCGCTGGGCGCGACGCTGACCGGACGACCGGTGCGGTTGCGGTTGAATCGGACGCAGGACATGACGATGTCCGGCAAACGGCATGGATTCCACAGCAAGTGGACTGTTGGGTTCTCCAACGATGGTCGACTGGTCGCGCTGGATGCGACGCTGACGGCCGACGGCGGGTGGAGCCTCGATCTGTCGGAGCCGGTACTCGCGCGGGCGATGTGCCATATCGACAACGCGTACGAGATCCCGCACGTACGCGTCGTCGGGCAGATCGCGAAGACGAACAAGACGTCGCAGACCGCATTCCGTGGTTTCGGTGGGCCGCAGGGGATGCTGGTGATCGAGGACATCCTCGGGCGCTGCGCGCCGCTGCTCGGGTACGACCCGCTGGAGCTGCGACGGCGCAACTTCTACCAGCCAGGTGACGCGACCCCGTACGGGCAGCCGGTACGGCACGCGGACCGGCTGGAATCGTGCTGGAGTCAAGTGATTGCCGGCGGCAACGTCGCCGAGCGGCAGGCGGAGATCGCGGCCTTCAACGCGTCGCATCAGCAGGTGAAGCGTGGGTTGGCGATGACGCCGGTGAAGTTCGGGATCTCGTTCAACCTCACCGCATTCAACCAGGCCGGGGCGCTGGTGCACGTCTACAAGGACGGGTCGGTGCTGATCAACCACGGCGGCACCGAGATGGGACAGGGCCTGCACACGAAGATGTTGCAGGTCGCGGCGACCACGCTCGGCGTGCCGCTGGCCCGGGTCCGGCTGGCGCCGACGCGGACGGACAAGGTGCCGAACACCTCCGCGACCGCCGCATCGTCCGGCGCCGACCTGAACGGCGCGGCGATCAAGAACGCGTGCGATCAGATCCGGGACCGGCTGGCGCAGGTCGCCGGTGGGCGGCTCGGGATCAGCCCGGCGGACGTCCGGTTCGAGGACGGCACCGTCCGTGGCCTGTCCGGCGACGGCATTCCCTGGAACGAGCTCGTCGGTGCGGCGTACATGCAGCGGGTGCAGTTGTGGGCGGCCGGGTTCTACCGGACCGAAGGCCTGCACTGGGACGCGAACGCGATGCGCGGCGAGCCCTTCAAGTACTTCGCGTACGGCGTCGCCGCATCGGAAGTCGAGGTCGACGGGTTCACCGGGGCGTACACGCTACGCCGGGTCGACATCGTGCATGACGTCGGCGACAGCCTCAGCCCCCTGATCGACATCGGGCAGATCGAAGGCGGTTTCGTCCAGGGCGCCGGATGGTTGACGCTGGAGGATCTCCGCTGGGACGAAAGCACGGGTGACCGTCGTGGCAGGCTGGCGACGCAGGCGGCGAGTACGTACAAACTGCCGAGCTTCTCGGAGATGCCCGAGGTCTTCAACGTGCGCTTACTGGAGAAGGCGCACGAGGACGGCGCGGTGTACGGCTCGAAGGCGGTCGGTGAACCGCCGTTGATGCTTGCGTTCTCGGTCCGCGAGGCGCTGCGGGAGGCGGCGGCCGCGTTCGGCCCGGTGGGTACGAGCGTCGATCTGCCGTCGCCGGCGACACCTGAGGCCGTCTATTGGGCGGTCGAGCGGGCGCGTGGAGGTGTGTCATGGAGTGGCTGAAGGCGATCCAGTTGCTGCGTACGGGACGGCGCGCGGGTGTGCTTGTCACGGTGATGTCCGTTCGCGGGCATGCGCCGCGGGAGGCCGGCGCGAAGATGGTGGTTGCCGATGACAACGTCTGGTCGACTGTTGGCGGCGGCAACCTCGAGGCGCTGGCGATCTCGCGGTCGCGGGCGATGATCGCTGATGGGGTGACGGTTCCCGAGGTGCTGACGGCGGCGTTGTCGGACAAGGCGCCGTACCAGCACGGGGTGCAGTGTTGTGGTGGAGAGGTGAAGCTGTTGCTGGAACCGTTGCCGGTGGTGCCTTCGGTCGCGATCTTCGGGGTCGGGCATGTGGGGATGGAGCTGGCGCGCATCCTTGCCCGGCATGACATCGAGCTGCATTTGGTGGATTCGCGGGCGGAGCAGTTGGCGCCGGAGCGGTTGCGGGTGCTGGATGACGCGGTCGCGCAGGTGCACGTACACAACGTGCCGGTGCTGCCTGAGCTCGTGGTCGGGGAGTTGCCGCCCGGTACGCACGCGGTGATCATGACGCATGATCATGCCGAGGATGCGGCGTTGTGCGATGCGGCGATCCGTACCGAGCAGCTGGCGACGATCGGGCTGATCGGGTCGAGCGCCAAGTGGACCCGGTTCCAGCGCAAGCTCACCGAGGACGGCAACACCGCGACGGCGATCGCCCGCATCACCACCCCGATCGGCCTACCCGACCTCCCCGGAAAGGAGCCGGTCGTCATCGCGGTCAGCGTCGCCGCCTGGCTCCTCCAACGCTTCGCCACCACCCCATCCCCCGCTCCCGCATCATCACCCGCCGCGCCACCCCGCACTCCCGCATCACCGTCCTCGGCGCCATCCCCCACCCCCACTTCAGCGCCCGCCGGGCCGGGCCCATCCCTCGCTTCTTCACCCGCCGAGCGGCAAACCGTCTCGGCCCATTCTGCCGGGCGACAGCATGCTCCGGCTCAGCGTGAGGCAACCGCATGACCATCTTTCGTGGCACCTTCGTCGACACGCCGGACAACCCGTTCGGCGGCGCCGCCCTGCGCGTCGGCACCGACGCCGGACTGCTCGTCCAGGACGGCGTGATCGTTGCCCGCAGCCCCTTCTCCGATCTGCGTCGCGCCCACCCGGCCGAGCCGGTCGTCGACCTGTCCGACGGCATCGTCCTCCCCGGCTTCGTCGACACCCACGTGCACTTCCCGCAGATCCGCGCCGTCGGCGGCCTCGGACTTCCGTTGCTCGAATGGCTGGACCGCTACGCCCTCCCCGAGGAAGCCCGGATGGCCGACGCCGAGTACGCGAAAGGCGTCGCCACCGAGTTCGTCAACGGCCTGGCCGCCGCGGGTACGACCTCGGCCCTGGTCTTCGGCGCCCACTACCCCGACGCCGTCGACGCACTCTTCAACGCTGCCTCGTCGATCGGCCTGCGCATCACCTCCGGCCTGGTCCTGAGCGACCGCCTGCTCCGCCCAGAGCTCCTCACCACTCCAGTACGCGCGTACGCCGAATCGCTCGCCCTTTCGAACCGCTGGCACAACGTCGGCCGCAACCGGTACGCCGTCACACCACGCTTCTCGCTCTCCTGCACCGACGACCTGCTCGCCACCTGCCGCGAACTGATGGACGCCATCCCCGGCGCCCTCTTCACCTCCCATGTGAACGAGAACGAGGCAGAGATCGCCAGCGTCGCGGACCTGTTCGGCGGCAGCGACTACGTCACCACGTACGACCGGCACGGTCTGGTCGACCGTCGTACCGTCCTGGCCCACAACGTCCACCCGACCGACGTGGAGCTCAAGACCCTCGCGACCAGCGGCGCCACCGTCGCGCACTGCCCGACCAGCAACGCGGCCCTCGGCAGCGGCCTCTTCCCCTTGCACCGCCACCTCCAGTACGGAGTACGCGTCGCGCTTGGTTCCGATGTCGGCGCCGGCACCGGATTCTCCTTGCTGAAGGAAGGCCTGCAGGCGTACTTCTGCCAGCAACTCCTCGGCGACCAGGGCCGCCCGCTGACCGCCGCCCACCTCCTCTACCTGTCCACCGCCGCGGGCGCGGAGGCCTTGGACCTACCCCAGGTAGGCCACCTTTCGGTCGGCCGGCAGTTCGACGCGCAACTGCTCCGCCCGGCCCCGGACTCGCCGTTGGCCGTGGCGCTCCAGCACGCCGAGGACACCGAGGAAGCGCTGGCCCGCATCTTCACCCTCGGCGCGCCCACCGATATCCAGGCTGTCTGGATCGCCGGCGACCTGCTCAACTGACGACACCCCACCGGGGACCTCAAGCGAGGTCCCCGGTGCGGCCGTCAGGCCATCGAGTCGACGGCGACCGGTTCGTACCGCCGGGCAGTCAGCCGCTTCGCGGTCGCGATTCCGACGACCGCAATCAGCGCGAACCCAGCCAGCAGGTACCTGGCCGAGGTCTCCAGGTTCGGCTGACCGAGGTTGACGAGCAGTCCGGCAACCGCGGCACCACTGGCCGTACCCATCGTGAGGACAGTCGCGATCGATGCGGCCGCTTGCTGCGCTTCGGCCTGATCCTCGGCGCTGGACATCGCCCGCACGGTCAGGTGCGGCATCGCCATCCCGATCCCCGATCCGGCCAGTACGAGCACAACGAGCCAACCGACGACCAGACCGATCGAGGCGTCGGCCGCGATCGTCACGGCGAGGACCGCGAGCCCGATCACCAGCACCGCTGGGCCGCCGAGCATCAGCGCATTGGCCCGCCGTCCGTGCGCCGAGGCACTCCACACCTGGGTGAGCGCCCAGCCGAGGGAGAGCGCCGCCCCGTAGAAGCCGGCCGCCACCGGCGGAAGGTCACCCAACTGCTGGCCGAACAGCGGCAGGAACGTCTCGACCGCGACACTCGAGGCCAGGACAGCGATCGTCAGGTAGATCCAGCGCATGGCCGAACCGCGCCGGTAGGTCGATGCCGGGAGCACGCGGGTCGAGCTCCGGCCTTCCACGACGACGAAGCCGACCGCCATGATCGCCGCGGTGATCACGAGCGCGACGATCAGCGGCGCGGAGTCGGTCAGGCTGGCCACGCTCAACGACGCGACGGCCGCCACGACCAGGACCAGTGCCCAGCGTGGGATCCGCGGTGCGGCACCGCCCGCCGGCAGTTGGATCGTACGGAGAACGCGCGCCGCGAGGGCTCCGAGCGCAATCGCCAGCACCGTGAGCGCTCCGAACGCCCAGCGCCAGGCGCCTGCCTGCGCCAACGTCCCGCCGAGGGCCGGACCGACGAAGTTGCCCAGCCCGAACATCGCCGAGATCACCGCGCTGCCACGCGACCAGAGCGCCGCCGGCAGCGTCGCCTGGATCAGCGCGAACCCCAGGCCGGTGAGCAGCCCGGCGCCCAGTCCTTGCAGCCCGCGGCCGATCAGCATGATCGGCATCGTCGGCGCGACCGTACAGATCACTGATCCCACTGCGAACAGGCCGAACCCGGTGACGTACGCGCCCTGGGCACCGGCCCGGCGCAGCACGTTCGCGGCGAGCATCGCCGCCACCACCTGCCCAACCAGATAGACGGTCATGTTCCAGGCGTAGAGCTGATCGCCACCGATGTCTCTCACTGCCGTCGGCAGCAGACTGGCCGCCAGGTAGATGCTCACCGCACCCACCAGCACGCCCCCGGCAAGCACGGTCATGACAGCCCAGTACTGCCGCAGCTGTCGCCAGGTTCCGGGTACTTCTTCTGACATCGCGAGGTCTCCTCTGTCCAGCATCGATGGATTCGTCATCCACCTTGCTGAATCCGGGACCCCCGGTAAGCCGCTCAACACGAGGTGATCTAGGACACATTTTCGGCGCGGCTTCAGCACGGAAGCGGCTGCGCGGCGCGTCCTCGCAGCTGGCGGGTCAGGCGAACAGGCCGGCCTGGATGCGCGCCACCTCCGCGCTCATCGCGGCAGTGTCCGCGGTCGTCAGTACGCCGTGTTCGACGACCGGACGGCCGTTGACGAGGAGAAGGGCCAGCGGCGGAGGCGTGGACAGGGCCAG
The genomic region above belongs to Kribbella solani and contains:
- the xdhB gene encoding xanthine dehydrogenase molybdopterin binding subunit, which produces MSSLSERPAVAVVGVPLPHESAALHVTGTALYTDDLVQRTRDVLHAYPVQSPHAHARVTALRVKPAYDVPGVVRVLTSEDVPGVNDAGVKHDEPLFPGEVKFNGHAVCWVLADTLEAARLGASAVEVEYEPLPSLVTVREAIEAESFQGIGRQLERGDVDAALAEAAQVFSGEFEFAGQEHFYLETHAALAQVDEAGQIFVQSSTQHPSETQEIVAHVLGLASHSVTVQCLRMGGGFGGKEMQPHGFAAIAALGATLTGRPVRLRLNRTQDMTMSGKRHGFHSKWTVGFSNDGRLVALDATLTADGGWSLDLSEPVLARAMCHIDNAYEIPHVRVVGQIAKTNKTSQTAFRGFGGPQGMLVIEDILGRCAPLLGYDPLELRRRNFYQPGDATPYGQPVRHADRLESCWSQVIAGGNVAERQAEIAAFNASHQQVKRGLAMTPVKFGISFNLTAFNQAGALVHVYKDGSVLINHGGTEMGQGLHTKMLQVAATTLGVPLARVRLAPTRTDKVPNTSATAASSGADLNGAAIKNACDQIRDRLAQVAGGRLGISPADVRFEDGTVRGLSGDGIPWNELVGAAYMQRVQLWAAGFYRTEGLHWDANAMRGEPFKYFAYGVAASEVEVDGFTGAYTLRRVDIVHDVGDSLSPLIDIGQIEGGFVQGAGWLTLEDLRWDESTGDRRGRLATQAASTYKLPSFSEMPEVFNVRLLEKAHEDGAVYGSKAVGEPPLMLAFSVREALREAAAAFGPVGTSVDLPSPATPEAVYWAVERARGGVSWSG
- a CDS encoding MFS transporter codes for the protein MSEEVPGTWRQLRQYWAVMTVLAGGVLVGAVSIYLAASLLPTAVRDIGGDQLYAWNMTVYLVGQVVAAMLAANVLRRAGAQGAYVTGFGLFAVGSVICTVAPTMPIMLIGRGLQGLGAGLLTGLGFALIQATLPAALWSRGSAVISAMFGLGNFVGPALGGTLAQAGAWRWAFGALTVLAIALGALAARVLRTIQLPAGGAAPRIPRWALVLVVAAVASLSVASLTDSAPLIVALVITAAIMAVGFVVVEGRSSTRVLPASTYRRGSAMRWIYLTIAVLASSVAVETFLPLFGQQLGDLPPVAAGFYGAALSLGWALTQVWSASAHGRRANALMLGGPAVLVIGLAVLAVTIAADASIGLVVGWLVVLVLAGSGIGMAMPHLTVRAMSSAEDQAEAQQAAASIATVLTMGTASGAAVAGLLVNLGQPNLETSARYLLAGFALIAVVGIATAKRLTARRYEPVAVDSMA
- the guaD gene encoding guanine deaminase, whose translation is MTIFRGTFVDTPDNPFGGAALRVGTDAGLLVQDGVIVARSPFSDLRRAHPAEPVVDLSDGIVLPGFVDTHVHFPQIRAVGGLGLPLLEWLDRYALPEEARMADAEYAKGVATEFVNGLAAAGTTSALVFGAHYPDAVDALFNAASSIGLRITSGLVLSDRLLRPELLTTPVRAYAESLALSNRWHNVGRNRYAVTPRFSLSCTDDLLATCRELMDAIPGALFTSHVNENEAEIASVADLFGGSDYVTTYDRHGLVDRRTVLAHNVHPTDVELKTLATSGATVAHCPTSNAALGSGLFPLHRHLQYGVRVALGSDVGAGTGFSLLKEGLQAYFCQQLLGDQGRPLTAAHLLYLSTAAGAEALDLPQVGHLSVGRQFDAQLLRPAPDSPLAVALQHAEDTEEALARIFTLGAPTDIQAVWIAGDLLN
- the xdhC gene encoding xanthine dehydrogenase accessory protein XdhC, which translates into the protein MEWLKAIQLLRTGRRAGVLVTVMSVRGHAPREAGAKMVVADDNVWSTVGGGNLEALAISRSRAMIADGVTVPEVLTAALSDKAPYQHGVQCCGGEVKLLLEPLPVVPSVAIFGVGHVGMELARILARHDIELHLVDSRAEQLAPERLRVLDDAVAQVHVHNVPVLPELVVGELPPGTHAVIMTHDHAEDAALCDAAIRTEQLATIGLIGSSAKWTRFQRKLTEDGNTATAIARITTPIGLPDLPGKEPVVIAVSVAAWLLQRFATTPSPAPASSPAAPPRTPASPSSAPSPTPTSAPAGPGPSLASSPAERQTVSAHSAGRQHAPAQREATA